A stretch of the Sulfurimonas sp. HSL-1656 genome encodes the following:
- a CDS encoding methyltransferase domain-containing protein, with product MNVQNEFSRYADHYGSYNVIQKKVAQRLVAGVKDAPQHLLDIGCGRGAVAEQIAWPYQQLVGIDFAPGMLVLHPQGEHITCLQGDFDDPKLYASLKATHFDRVFSASALQWSPDLAHTFALIRSLNAPVSLAIFTAGTFGTLFKTAGLPPLLRSADEVERLAKRFFNASCEVVRYSLAFDNTRDMFRYIKRSGVSGNRNVLTYKETKQLMENYPSDRLEFEVLFIQN from the coding sequence ATGAACGTTCAGAACGAATTTTCCCGTTACGCCGACCATTACGGCAGCTACAATGTTATTCAGAAGAAGGTGGCGCAAAGACTGGTCGCCGGGGTAAAGGATGCACCGCAGCATCTGCTTGATATCGGCTGTGGGCGCGGTGCCGTCGCAGAGCAGATAGCGTGGCCCTATCAGCAGCTTGTCGGCATTGATTTTGCGCCGGGGATGCTGGTGCTGCATCCCCAGGGGGAGCATATTACATGTCTCCAGGGCGACTTCGACGATCCGAAACTTTATGCCTCGTTGAAGGCCACACACTTTGACCGTGTTTTTTCCGCCTCCGCTCTCCAGTGGTCGCCGGACCTGGCGCACACCTTCGCGCTGATCCGTTCACTGAATGCGCCGGTCTCCCTTGCGATCTTCACGGCAGGGACCTTCGGAACCCTGTTCAAAACGGCGGGGCTGCCGCCGCTGCTTCGGAGTGCCGATGAAGTGGAGCGGTTGGCAAAGCGTTTTTTCAACGCGTCGTGCGAAGTGGTCCGCTATTCGCTCGCTTTTGACAATACCCGCGACATGTTCCGTTATATCAAGCGCAGCGGGGTCAGCGGGAACCGGAATGTTCTTACCTATAAAGAGACGAAACAGCTGATGGAGAACTATCCGTCAGACCGGCTGGAGTTCGAGGTGCTCTTTATTCAGAACTGA
- a CDS encoding thiamine-phosphate pyrophosphorylase — protein MATKTDALSPDLFRVIDANLNRLKEGIRVIEDIARYLQNDKATASSLKALRHRSRINDLQNLLSSRDSVNDVLRPTVQSELNRSSIESILIANYKRAQESSRVLEEMYKIVDPALSETFKQIRYELYTLEKGHLLSSE, from the coding sequence GTGGCAACGAAGACTGACGCTCTTTCACCCGATCTCTTTCGGGTGATCGACGCCAACCTGAACCGCCTCAAAGAGGGCATCCGCGTGATTGAGGATATCGCCCGCTATCTCCAAAACGACAAAGCAACCGCTTCCAGTCTCAAAGCCCTTCGCCACCGCAGCAGAATAAACGATCTGCAAAACCTGCTCTCTTCCCGGGACAGCGTGAACGACGTCCTTCGTCCGACGGTACAGAGCGAACTGAACCGCTCCTCGATAGAGAGCATCCTCATCGCCAACTACAAACGGGCCCAGGAGTCGTCACGGGTTCTGGAAGAGATGTATAAGATCGTCGACCCTGCCCTCTCCGAAACCTTCAAGCAGATCCGCTACGAGCTCTATACGCTGGAAAAAGGGCACCTGCTCAGTTCTGAATAA